The Hevea brasiliensis isolate MT/VB/25A 57/8 chromosome 1, ASM3005281v1, whole genome shotgun sequence genome has a window encoding:
- the LOC110634290 gene encoding probable GTP diphosphokinase RSH2, chloroplastic, with translation MAVSTIALYANPPSSVCSAPHTCQINAHATYDFELTSRSSSVASSSSSSSQKSVVGGLSCLFSSSTVKHSSFSGDREELGSLWHDRGEELKELSSSFRLSPSKYLGGSSIKRDQSPISVLQGPVSCSSSPPMRIARERSADMSFQSSIHGSFRSGASGLFNGFVRHALGSCVDYDSPSFDVHSVGTDGGSSSIAVDELTFNMEDGFVEANNEPYAKELLMVAQMRHKIFCEDFVVKAFYEAEKAHRGQMRASGDPYLQHCVETAVLLAMIGANSTVVAAGLLHDTIDDSFLSYDYIFRTFGAGVADLVEGVCKLSHLSKLARENNTANKTVEADRLHTMFLAMADARAVLIKLADRLHNMMTLDALPLIKQQRFAKETLEIFAPLANRLGISTWKEQLENLCFKHLNSDQHRDLSSRLVQSFDEAMITSATEKLDQALKDEAISYHVLSGRHKSLYSIYCKMLKKKLNMDEIHDIHGLRLIVENEDDCYRALKVVHQLWSEVPGKFKDYINHPKFNGYQSLHTVVMAEGMVPLEVQIRTKEMHLQAEFGFAAHWRYKEGDCKHSSYVLQMVEWARWVVSWQCETMSKDHSSIGCADSMKPPCAFPTHSADCPYSYKPHCGHDGPVFVIMIENDKMSVQEFPANSTMMDLLERVGRGISRWSSYGFPVKEELRPRLNHKPLSDTSRKLKMGDVVELTPAIPDKCLTECREEMQRMYDRGSTTVPSTATAAGGMFGWRS, from the exons ATGGCGGTCTcaacaatagctttgtatgcgaaCCCACCTAGCAGCGTATGTTCAGCACCACATACGTGCCAAATCAATGCACACGCGACGTATGATTTTGAGCTGACCTCGAGATCTTCATCGGTAGCTTCATCTAGTTCATCTTCTTCACAGAAATCTGTGGTAGGTGGCTTGTCGTGTTTGTTCTCGTCTTCAACTGTGAAACATTCATCGTTTTCGGGTGATAGAGAGGAATTGGGTTCTTTGTGGCATGATAGAGGAGAGGAATTGAAGGAATTGAGCAGTTCGTTTCGCTTATCACCGAGTAAATATCTCGGTGGGTCTTCTATAAAGAGGGATCAAAGTCCAATATCGGTGCTGCAAGGGCCAGTCTCGTGTTCTAGTAGTCCTCCCATGAGGATTGCTCGTGAAAGAAGTGCTGATATGAGTTTCCAAAGCTCAATTCATGGTTCATTTCGCAGTGGGGCTAGTGGATTGTTTAATGGGTTCGTTAGACATGCGCTAGGATCTTGTGTTGATTATGATTCGCCGAGTTTTGATGTTCACAGTGTTGGAACTGATGGGGGTTCTTCATCTATTGCTGTGGATGAATTGACATTTAATATGGAGGATGGTTTTGTGGAGGCTAATAACGAGCCTTATGCCAAAGAATTGCTGATGGTTGCACAAATGAGGCACAAAATCTTTTGTGAAGATTTTGTTGTGAAGGCTTTTTATGAAGCTGAGAAAGCTCATAGAGGACAG ATGCGGGCAAGTGGAGATCCATATTTGCAGCATTGTGTGGAGACTGCAGTTTTGCTCGCAATGATTGGGGCTAACTCTACAGTGGTCGCTGCAGGGCTTTTACATGACACTATTGACGATTCTTTTTTAAGCTATGACTATATATTTAGGACATTTGGAGCAGGGGTAGCTGATTTGGTGGAAGGG GTCTGTAAGCTTAGTCACTTAAGTAAGCTAGCCCGTGAGAACAATACAGCAAACAAGACTGTTGAAGCAGATCGCTTGCATACCATGTTCCTTGCCATGGCAGATGCCAGGGCTGTCCTGATAAAATTGGCTGATCGATTGCATAATATGATGACATTAGATGCATTGCCTTTGATCAAGCAACAGAGATTTGCTAAGGAGACTTTGGAGATATTTGCTCCATTGGCAAACCGTTTAGGAATCTCCACTTGGAAAGAGCAACTGGAGAATCTTTGTTTTAAGCATCTCAACTCAGATCAGCACAGAGATTTGTCTTCTAGACTTGTGCAGTCTTTTGATGAGGCAATGATTACTTCTGCAACAGAGAAATTAGACCAAGCTCTTAAGGATGAAGCCATTTCATACCATGTTCTGTCTGGGCGGCATAAAAGCTTGTATAGCATTTATTGCAAAATGTTGAA GAAGAAGTTGAACATGGATGAGATTCATGATATTCATGGGCTCCGTCTTATTGTTGAAAATGAGGATGATTGTTATAGGGCATTAAAAGTCGTTCATCAGTTATGGTCTGAAGTGCCTGGAAAATTCAAAGACTACATAAATCATCCCAAGTTCAATGG ATATCAATCTCTCCACACCGTAGTAATGGCTGAAGGCATGGTGCCACTTGAAGTTCAAATTCGAACAAAGGAGATGCATTTGCAAGCTGAGTTTGGATTTGCAGCTCATTGGAGATACAAGGAAGGTGATTGCAAGCACTCTTCATATGTGCTTCAGATGGTTGAGTGGGCACGATGGGTTGTGAGCTGGCAGTGTGAGACAATGAGCAAAGACCATTCTTCCATTGGCTGTGCTGATTCTATGAAACCTCCCTGTGCGTTTCCTACTCATTCTGCTGATTGCCCATATTCCTACAAGCCACACTGTGGCCACGATGGACCAGTCTTCGTCATCATGATTGAGAATGACAAG ATGTCGGTGCAAGAGTTTCCTGCAAACTCGACTATGATGGATTTGCTGGAAAGGGTTGGACGGGGAATCTCAAGATGGTCTTCATATGGGTTTCCTGTCAAGGAAGAATTGAGGCCAAGGCTGAATCACAAGCCATTAAGTGATACTTCACGCAAGCTGAAGATGGGGGATGTGGTGGAGCTGACTCCAGCCATACCTGACAAATGTTTGACAGAGTGCAGGGAAGAGATGCAGCGCATGTATGACCGGGGATCGACTACTGTCCCAAGTACAGCAACTGCTGCTGGTGGGATGTTTGGGTGGAGAAGTTGA